The DNA region AGAAACCATAATCGATCAAAGTCAACTCCGCGAGATAGTTAGCCAGAAATCCCAAAGTTAAAGAAGGAGCCTGCAAGTATACTTCACAACTTAGTGCCaagttaaaaaatatacaaGTAGAACGAGAATTAATGCTCGTTAGATTGGATGCCAATCTTACTTTTCGAGAAGCCTGCGCCGCTCTAAGGAATCTCCTGGAAAAAATTACAGAAAAACAGGAAAGACAAGTTAGCTATGGCACAGTGATTTCCTATTTGAAAAGAAATACTATGCGCATTTGGCCAAAGGTAACCTCAGAAATGTTTTTGTTGTTGGAACAGAAAGACGAAATCCCAGGTCATTAAGCACTTGGCACTCCATTTTCAGCACCTACTGGATCAGGAGGTTATCAGCTCAAGAAAACTAATGATTCTTTCTGCATATGTTATTAAAAATTCTCTTGGCTTCACACGAAGCAAGTACCTCAGACTTTGTATATGTGTTGTCCGTTATGAAACAGAACTCATCAACACGAGGAGCACATATCTCCTCATATTTCCTGCAAAAATAAGACTTAAGGCACAGAGCTATTCATTTGCATTAATTTGATACGTTAGCCACAGGGCAAACTGCTTCAGCTGCTGCTAGGCAGACCTTACTATGGTACATTTTCCCATCTATTTTTAAGCTTTTCAACATTAAAGAATAAAATGACTACAGCCTAAAACTTACGAGGCAACAAGCATGCTAGTTATTCCCAGAAGCTGAAGTCTCTGTCTTTCAATGTAATTCCGAGAAAGAAATCGGTCGATAAGATATACAGTGAGGTACAGTGTGTCCGGCACAAGCTTGTATTCCTCAGAAACCTGCAATAAAGACAATATATAGAACATGACAAGCTGAGATGTTTGAAGTATGTGTCGTGAGATGCTAAAGGTGAATGATCTGAGACTTAAAAACATAGTTGAACAATCCATGTGTAAGCATCAAGAGCAATCTATATAACAACCTCAACAATCCAATCGATGAGTATCGCCCGCATGCCCTTTGTGATGTCCCGTTGCAAAGTCTCCATGTAATTTGCACTGGGTCTTCTCATAAGCTGTGGAATGACATAAGTGTAAGATGGAGCATGTACACTTTCAAACAAGCACAATGTGCCAACAACATAGCACAGAGATCCAAAACTGTATTCTTCCAAGTTTAATAAGTTGTGTGAAATATAGAAGAAATAGAAGGCAGCCAAAACGGTAGAACTAAGAAGCATTTCTCTTCACCAAAATGCATTAGCCTACCTCTGAAGCCATTAGATTTGAGTATATCTCTGCAACATAGGACGTGCACATTTGAGGATTGTCATTACATTTGTCAATATCCACAATGTTCAAAGCAGGAGAGTCCCCTGGAACAAAATACAGAATCTTTAGCAACTAAGCCCACTAACCAGAACATGCAAAGAGTTAGACTATCTACAAGTATCTCAGAAGTCAAATCACTAAAGTATGAAAAACATTTGCGTCCATGGTTTTGTTGTTTCAGAGTTCTAGCTGCAGAAAGATCATCAAGACTATACTAAAATGAAAGCAAATGTACCAAGTACCAACTGCATCGTGTAACATGGCAAACTAAGAAAAGCCCTGGGCATTTTGCCGACTCAACTGTGGTTATGAATGCTAACATATCTTTAAGGTCCCATTTACAATGCTGAAAACATATGAAACTAACCAGTCTTTGACAGACAAGGTTCAGGTCTATCCCTCACGTTTCTTTCCTCAAAGAATGCCTCGTGACAAGCACTGTCCCTGTTTCGTTCAATATTCCGTAATGACAGAGATCCCCCATTTTCAAGCAAAACATTGGGCTCCTCTCTTGGTGCCAAAAGGTTTGCATACTGTGTTTCTTCAGCAACGTTAGAATCATTGACACATGAAGTACCATTAACTGCTGGT from Phragmites australis chromosome 8, lpPhrAust1.1, whole genome shotgun sequence includes:
- the LOC133926027 gene encoding cyclin-A2-1-like → MAARNQNPVLIACEAPTGRITRAQAAANRRRFGVVHSVPLPAKTEQKQAARGKTKRVTSDENTSASAAISGPQPKRRTVLKDVTNISRASTNKKGTAATKLQGRPPQRVGRIVSKNKQYAKKVPKILPPAVNGTSCVNDSNVAEETQYANLLAPREEPNVLLENGGSLSLRNIERNRDSACHEAFFEERNVRDRPEPCLSKTGDSPALNIVDIDKCNDNPQMCTSYVAEIYSNLMASELMRRPSANYMETLQRDITKGMRAILIDWIVEVSEEYKLVPDTLYLTVYLIDRFLSRNYIERQRLQLLGITSMLVASKYEEICAPRVDEFCFITDNTYTKSEVLKMECQVLNDLGFRLSVPTTKTFLRRFLRAAQASRKAPSLTLGFLANYLAELTLIDYGFLKFLPSVVAASAVFLARWTLDPSDLPWNYTLEHYTSYKSSDIQTCVCALRELQHNTSNCPLNAIREKYRQEKFECVGNLTSPELLQSLFS